A single Panthera tigris isolate Pti1 chromosome A3, P.tigris_Pti1_mat1.1, whole genome shotgun sequence DNA region contains:
- the SYS1 gene encoding protein SYS1 homolog isoform X7: MAGQFRSYVWDPLLILSQIVLMQTVYYGSLGLWLALVDGLVRSSPSLDQMFDAEILGFSTPPGRLSMMSFILNALTWS, translated from the exons ATGGCGGGCCAGTTCCGCAGCTACGTGTGGGACCCGTTGCTGATCCTGTCGCAGATCGTCCTCATGCAGACAGTCTATTACGGCTCGCTGGGCCTGTGGCTGGCGCTGGTGGACGGGCTGGTGCGCAGCAGTCCCTCGCTGGACCAGATGTTCGACGCCGAG ATCCTGGGCTTTTCCACCCCTCCAGGCCGGCTCTCCATGATGTCCTTCATCCTCAACGCCCTCACCTG